A region from the Vicia villosa cultivar HV-30 ecotype Madison, WI linkage group LG3, Vvil1.0, whole genome shotgun sequence genome encodes:
- the LOC131658135 gene encoding uncharacterized protein LOC131658135, translated as MAVSQEDIAYEIFSWLPAKIIFKFKLTCSSFSKFPEESPFKTKQSCNLLGMSDACFFLQHDQISQRYQKRIELHHLPKEQQLSGVPNNVLTFLSNSACILASSNGLLLCHTINEDPIELFICNPITKSCFFIPSPESFRKIHNFSTVNVMLDCSNSSSSDDYFILLLENTEEWSPTSYACNIYHGKEGVWKSMENNFLSGGRNMKFDMPVFYNGAVHFISDCSDYFMRSSPFYKPYIVSYNFEKGTSTILELPREAIKGFHIECDMGIFNWGKVTSSNSSICLVKSRKSVFSIWILKDYNSCSWKKILKVRVNALGLEEKDAHVTGFTVMNGNILIFSTEHKIYSCGLDEETFMMVEEIGSHSCGSNPRFLSYSNTLRSCGTNDQTMPC; from the coding sequence ATGGCAGTCTCTCAAGAAGACATTGCTTATGAGATATTTTCTTGGTTACCcgcaaaaatcatttttaaatttaaattaacttGCAGTTCATTTTCTAAATTTCCAGAAGaatctcctttcaaaacaaagcaATCTTGTAATTTGTTAGGGATGAGTGATGCGTGTTTCTTCCTCCAACATGATCAAATAAGTCAGAGATATCAAAAAAGGATTGAGTTGCACCATTTACCTAAAGAGCAACAACTTTCTGGTGTTCCTAACAATGTTTTAACGTTCCTATCAAACTCAGCTTGTATTCTAGCTTCTAGTAATGGTTTGCTTCTTTGTCATACCATTAATGAAGATCCAATTGAATTGTTTATTTGCAATCCAATTACAAAGTCTTGCTTTTTCATTCCTTCTCCTGAGTCATTTAGAAAAATCCATAACTTTTCTACTGTAAATGTCATGTTAGATTGTTCTAACAGCTCTTCTTCTGATGACTATTTCATACTTCTTTTAGAAAACACAGAAGAATGGTCACCAACTAGTTATGCATGCAATATATATCATGGAAAAGAAGGCGTGTGGAAATCAATGGAAAACAACTTTTTAAGTGGTGGTAGGAATATGAAATTTGACATGCCGGTGTTTTACAATGGAGCCGTTCACTTCATCTCAGATTGCTCGGATTACTTTATGAGATCGAGTCCTTTTTATAAGCCTTACATAGTGtcttataattttgaaaaaggaACTTCAACTATTCTTGAATTGCCGAGGGAAGCTATAAAAGGTTTTCACATCGAGTGTGACATGGGCATATTTAATTGGGGTAAAGTGACAAGTTCCAATAGTTCTATATGTTTAGTGAAATCAAGAAAATCTGTTTTTTCCATTTGGATTTTAAAAGATTACAACTCATGttcatggaaaaagattttgaaggtGAGAGTCAATGCATTGGGGTTAGAAGAGAAAGATGCTCATGTTACCGGATTTACTGTCATGAAcggaaatattttaattttttctactgAACACAAGATTTATAGTTGTGGTTTAGATGAAGAAACATTCATGATGGTTGAAGAAATAGGCTCGCACAGTTGTGGATCCAATCCTCGCTTTCTTTCTTACTCAAACACTCTCCGTTCGTGTGGGACTAATGATCAAACCATGCCTTGCTAG